In Morococcus cerebrosus, a single genomic region encodes these proteins:
- the pyrH gene encoding UMP kinase translates to MTQQIKYKRVLLKLSGESLMGSDPFGINHDTIVQTVGEIAEIVKMGVQVGIVVGGGNIFRGVSAQAGSMDRATADYMGMMATVMNALALKDAFETLGIKARVQSALSMQQIAETYARPKAIQYLEEGKVVIFAAGTGNPFFTTDTAAALRGAEMNCDVMLKATNVDGVYTADPKKDPSATRYETITFDEALNKNLKVMDATAFALCRERKLNIVVFGIAKQGSLKRVITGEDEGTLVHC, encoded by the coding sequence ATGACACAGCAAATCAAATACAAACGCGTATTACTGAAACTCTCCGGCGAATCCCTGATGGGTTCCGACCCTTTCGGCATCAACCACGACACCATCGTCCAAACCGTCGGTGAAATCGCCGAAATCGTCAAAATGGGCGTACAAGTCGGCATCGTCGTCGGCGGCGGCAACATCTTCCGCGGCGTATCCGCCCAGGCAGGCAGCATGGACCGCGCTACCGCCGACTACATGGGCATGATGGCGACCGTCATGAATGCGCTCGCCCTCAAAGATGCTTTCGAAACCCTCGGCATCAAAGCGCGCGTGCAATCCGCACTTTCCATGCAGCAAATCGCCGAAACCTACGCCCGCCCCAAAGCCATCCAATACCTCGAAGAAGGCAAAGTCGTCATCTTCGCCGCCGGTACGGGCAACCCGTTCTTCACCACCGACACCGCCGCCGCCCTGCGCGGAGCCGAAATGAACTGCGACGTCATGCTCAAAGCCACCAATGTGGACGGCGTTTATACCGCAGACCCGAAAAAAGACCCGTCCGCTACACGCTACGAAACCATTACCTTTGACGAAGCCTTGAACAAAAACCTCAAGGTCATGGATGCGACTGCCTTCGCCCTCTGCCGCGAACGAAAACTCAACATCGTCGTCTTCGGCATCGCCAAACAAGGCTCGCTCAAACGCGTCATTACCGGCGAAGACGAAGGCACGCTGGTTCACTGCTGA
- the tsf gene encoding translation elongation factor Ts — MAEITAKMVADLRAATGLGMMECKKALVEAEGNFEKAEEILRIKSGAKAGKLAGRTAAEGVLAYAINGNVGALVEVNCETDFVAKDAGFVEFANFVAKTAAEKKPATVEELSELVETERKAIIAKLGENMSVRRFQVIDTANQLVAYIHGALATEGVLVEFKGSEDVARKIGMHIVAAKPQCVTEAEVDAETIEKERHIYTEQAIASGKPADIAAKMVEGRIRKFLAEITLNGQAFVMNPDQTVAQFAKENGTEIISFVRYKVGDGIEKAVVDYAAEVAAAAKV, encoded by the coding sequence ATGGCAGAAATTACTGCAAAAATGGTTGCCGACCTGCGCGCCGCTACCGGCCTGGGCATGATGGAATGCAAAAAAGCCTTGGTTGAAGCCGAAGGCAACTTCGAAAAAGCCGAAGAAATCCTGCGCATCAAATCCGGCGCGAAAGCCGGCAAACTGGCTGGCCGTACCGCTGCCGAAGGCGTATTGGCTTACGCCATCAACGGCAATGTCGGCGCATTGGTTGAAGTAAACTGCGAAACCGACTTCGTTGCCAAAGACGCAGGCTTCGTAGAATTCGCCAACTTCGTTGCGAAAACCGCTGCCGAGAAAAAACCGGCTACCGTTGAAGAACTGAGCGAACTGGTTGAAACAGAACGCAAAGCAATCATCGCCAAATTGGGCGAGAACATGTCTGTCCGCCGCTTCCAAGTGATCGATACCGCTAACCAACTGGTTGCCTACATCCACGGTGCATTGGCTACCGAAGGCGTATTGGTTGAGTTCAAAGGCTCTGAAGACGTAGCGCGTAAAATCGGTATGCACATCGTTGCCGCCAAACCGCAATGCGTAACCGAAGCCGAAGTAGATGCCGAAACCATCGAAAAAGAACGCCACATCTACACCGAGCAAGCCATCGCTTCCGGCAAACCTGCCGACATCGCCGCTAAAATGGTTGAAGGCCGTATCCGCAAATTCTTGGCCGAAATCACCCTGAACGGCCAAGCATTCGTAATGAACCCTGACCAAACTGTTGCCCAATTCGCTAAAGAAAACGGCACTGAAATCATCAGCTTCGTACGTTACAAAGTAGGCGACGGTATCGAAAAAGCCGTTGTCGACTACGCAGCCGAAGTTGCCGCTGCTGCTAAAGTGTAA
- the rpsB gene encoding 30S ribosomal protein S2 — protein MSQITMRQMIEAGVHFGHQTRFWNPKMAQYIFGARNKIHIVNLEKTLPMFQEAQEAVRRLVANKGTVLFVGTKRQAREIIREEATRAGMPFVDHRWLGGMLTNYKTVKQSIKRLEEKTAALENAAEGGFNKKEILEMQRDVEKLERSLGGIKNMKGLPDAIFVIDTGYQKGTLVEAEKLGIPVIAVVDTNNSPDGVKYVIPGNDDSAKAIRLYCRGIADAVLEGKNQALQETVAAAQEAAAE, from the coding sequence ATGTCTCAAATTACTATGCGTCAGATGATTGAAGCCGGCGTTCACTTCGGCCACCAAACCCGTTTCTGGAACCCGAAAATGGCACAATACATTTTCGGTGCGCGCAATAAAATCCACATCGTCAACCTGGAAAAAACCCTGCCGATGTTCCAAGAAGCGCAAGAAGCCGTACGCCGTCTGGTTGCCAACAAAGGCACCGTGCTGTTTGTCGGCACCAAACGTCAAGCGCGTGAAATCATCCGCGAAGAAGCTACCCGCGCCGGTATGCCTTTCGTCGATCACCGTTGGTTGGGCGGCATGCTGACCAACTACAAAACCGTTAAGCAATCCATCAAACGCCTGGAAGAAAAAACCGCCGCTTTGGAAAACGCTGCCGAAGGCGGTTTCAACAAAAAAGAAATTCTGGAAATGCAACGCGACGTTGAAAAACTGGAACGTTCTTTGGGCGGTATCAAAAACATGAAAGGCCTGCCTGACGCGATTTTCGTTATCGATACCGGCTACCAAAAAGGTACTTTGGTCGAGGCTGAAAAACTGGGCATCCCCGTTATCGCCGTAGTCGATACCAACAACAGCCCTGACGGCGTGAAATACGTCATCCCTGGTAACGACGACTCCGCCAAAGCCATCCGCCTGTACTGCCGCGGCATCGCCGACGCAGTTTTGGAAGGCAAAAACCAAGCGCTGCAAGAAACCGTAGCCGCTGCCCAAGAAGCTGCTGCCGAGTAA
- a CDS encoding 5-formyltetrahydrofolate cyclo-ligase — MRNEEKHALRRELRRARAQMGHQGRLAAGQTVNRLLKRYIKKGQKIGVYWPMGSELRLDGFVRAAQKRGAKLYLPYIEPRSRRMWFTPYPADGVKQERKRGRAKLHVPQFTGRKIRVHGLSILFVPIVGMDREGYRLGQAGGYYDATLAAMKYRLQAKTIGVGFACQLVDTLPREPHDLPLDGFVSESGVLVFKHH, encoded by the coding sequence ATGAGGAATGAGGAAAAACACGCCCTGCGCCGAGAATTGCGCCGCGCCCGCGCGCAGATGGGGCATCAAGGGCGGCTGGCGGCGGGGCAAACGGTTAACCGCCTGCTCAAACGTTATATCAAGAAGGGGCAGAAGATCGGCGTGTATTGGCCGATGGGCAGCGAGCTGCGGCTGGACGGCTTTGTCCGAGCGGCGCAAAAACGCGGCGCCAAACTCTATCTGCCTTATATCGAACCGCGTTCGCGGCGGATGTGGTTCACGCCCTATCCTGCCGACGGAGTGAAACAAGAACGCAAACGAGGCAGGGCGAAGCTGCATGTGCCGCAGTTTACGGGACGCAAAATCCGCGTACACGGTTTATCGATATTGTTTGTCCCGATTGTCGGCATGGACCGCGAAGGCTACCGCTTGGGGCAGGCTGGCGGCTATTACGACGCGACGCTCGCGGCGATGAAATACCGTTTACAGGCAAAAACCATAGGCGTAGGCTTCGCTTGTCAACTGGTTGACACGCTGCCGCGCGAACCGCACGACCTGCCGCTGGACGGGTTTGTATCGGAGTCGGGCGTGCTGGTGTTCAAACATCATTAA
- a CDS encoding GNAT family N-acetyltransferase, with protein sequence MADFSSVPVLSFDRVRLEPLTAAHEAGLREAVCDGEVWKLNVTSAPEPDQVADYIRTATQTRLAFAVIDEDTGKIVGSTSLYHIDPTIPRLYIGFTWYALSARRTRINTACKIMLLDYVFDTLNCRCACWQTDNLNTASQRAIERLGAHQDGILRCHKLRKDGSVRDTVEYSLLREEWPQARVKLLEKAAAYDAS encoded by the coding sequence ATGGCTGATTTTTCATCTGTTCCCGTTTTGTCCTTCGACCGCGTCCGTCTCGAACCTTTGACAGCGGCACACGAAGCCGGTTTGCGCGAAGCAGTTTGCGACGGCGAAGTTTGGAAGCTGAACGTAACCAGCGCACCCGAACCCGACCAAGTGGCGGACTACATCCGCACCGCCACGCAAACCCGCCTCGCCTTTGCCGTCATCGACGAAGACACGGGCAAAATCGTCGGCTCGACCTCACTTTACCACATCGACCCCACCATCCCCCGCCTCTACATCGGTTTCACATGGTACGCCCTGTCGGCACGGCGCACGCGCATCAATACCGCCTGCAAAATCATGTTGCTCGACTACGTCTTTGACACTTTAAACTGCCGCTGCGCCTGTTGGCAGACCGACAACCTCAACACCGCCTCCCAACGCGCCATCGAACGCCTGGGCGCACACCAAGACGGTATCTTGCGCTGCCACAAATTGCGGAAAGACGGCAGCGTGCGCGATACGGTGGAATACAGCCTGCTGCGCGAAGAATGGCCGCAGGCAAGGGTAAAACTGCTCGAAAAAGCGGCAGCTTATGACGCGTCCTGA
- a CDS encoding malate:quinone oxidoreductase has translation MAEATDVVLVGGGIMSATLGVLLKELEPSWEITLIERLEDVALESSNAWNNAGTGHSALCELNYAPLGADGTIDPTRALNIAEQFHISRQFWSSLVEEGKITDNSFIHTVPHMSLVMNTDHCDYLQKRFDAFKSQKLFERMEFSTDRAKIAEWAPLVINGRKEGQPVAANYSAEGTDVDFGSLTRQMVQYLREKGVKTEFNRHVDDIKRESDGAWVLKTSDTRNPDGQLTLRTRFLFLGAGGGALTLLQKSGIPEGKGYGGFPVSGLFFRNSNPETAAQHNAKVYGQASVGAPPMSVPHLDTRNVDGKRHLMFGPYAGFRSNFLKQGSLMDLPLSIHLDNLYPMLRAGWANMPLTKYLLGELRKTKEERFASLLEYYPEANPDDWELITAGQRVQIIKKDSEKGGVLQFGTEIVAHADGSLAALLGASPGASTAVPLMIKLIHQCFPSRISSWEGRLKELVPGFGIKLNDNPQLAEEIISHNAKVLGIHYQ, from the coding sequence ATGGCTGAAGCAACAGATGTTGTCTTGGTGGGTGGAGGCATTATGAGCGCGACTTTGGGCGTTTTGCTCAAAGAACTCGAACCGTCTTGGGAAATCACCCTTATCGAACGCTTGGAAGACGTAGCGTTGGAATCGTCAAACGCTTGGAACAACGCCGGCACAGGGCATTCCGCGTTATGCGAGCTCAATTACGCCCCGCTCGGCGCAGACGGCACCATCGACCCGACCCGCGCCCTCAATATTGCCGAACAATTCCACATCAGCCGCCAGTTCTGGTCATCGCTTGTCGAAGAAGGCAAAATCACCGACAACTCCTTCATCCATACCGTCCCGCATATGTCGCTGGTCATGAACACCGACCATTGCGACTATCTGCAAAAACGTTTCGACGCCTTCAAATCCCAAAAACTCTTCGAACGGATGGAATTCTCCACCGACCGCGCCAAAATCGCCGAATGGGCGCCGCTGGTCATCAACGGTCGTAAAGAAGGACAACCCGTCGCCGCCAACTACTCCGCCGAAGGCACAGACGTCGATTTCGGCAGCCTGACCCGCCAAATGGTGCAATACCTGCGCGAAAAAGGCGTCAAAACCGAGTTCAACCGCCACGTTGACGACATCAAACGAGAATCCGACGGCGCATGGGTGCTCAAAACCAGTGACACCCGCAACCCTGACGGACAGCTCACTCTCCGCACCCGCTTCCTCTTCCTCGGCGCAGGCGGCGGCGCACTGACCCTGCTGCAAAAATCCGGCATCCCCGAAGGCAAAGGTTACGGCGGCTTCCCCGTTTCCGGACTGTTCTTCCGCAACAGCAACCCCGAAACCGCCGCGCAGCACAACGCCAAAGTGTACGGACAAGCCTCCGTCGGCGCGCCGCCCATGTCCGTCCCGCACCTCGACACCCGCAACGTGGACGGCAAACGCCACCTCATGTTCGGCCCTTACGCAGGTTTCCGCTCCAACTTCCTCAAACAAGGCTCGCTCATGGATTTACCCCTGTCCATCCACTTGGACAACCTCTACCCCATGCTGCGCGCCGGCTGGGCAAATATGCCCCTGACCAAATACCTCTTGGGCGAATTGCGCAAAACCAAAGAAGAACGCTTCGCCTCCCTGCTGGAATACTACCCCGAAGCAAACCCTGACGACTGGGAACTCATCACCGCAGGTCAACGCGTTCAAATCATCAAAAAAGACTCCGAAAAAGGCGGCGTCCTCCAATTCGGCACCGAAATCGTCGCCCACGCCGACGGCTCGCTCGCCGCACTCTTGGGCGCATCCCCCGGCGCATCAACCGCCGTACCTTTGATGATCAAGCTCATCCACCAATGCTTCCCAAGCCGCATTTCCTCATGGGAAGGTCGTCTGAAAGAGCTTGTTCCCGGCTTCGGCATCAAGCTCAACGACAACCCGCAGCTTGCCGAAGAAATCATCAGCCACAACGCCAAAGTATTGGGTATCCATTATCAATGA
- the amgK gene encoding N-acetylmuramate/N-acetylglucosamine kinase AmgK, whose product MQRQTELQNWLHAVYPEQNFELSFAAADADFRRYFRATFADGKTVICMDAPPDKMSVAPYLKVQKLFNMLNVPQVLHVDEAQGFMVLNDLGSTTFLTAMQQEQGTDAHKVLLLEAIDELVELQKASRAGELPEYDRDIMLREINLFPEWFVAKELGRELNFKQRQLWQQTVDTLLPPLLAQPQVYVHRDFIVRNLMLTTDRPGVLDFQDALYGPISYDLVSLLRDAFIEWEEEFVLDLVIRYWEKARAAGLPVPAAFDEFYRWFEWMGVQRHLKVAGIFARLYYRDGKDKYRPEIPRFLNYLRRTSRRYTELAPLYALLVELVGDDELETGFTF is encoded by the coding sequence ATGCAACGACAAACCGAATTACAAAATTGGCTTCACGCCGTCTATCCCGAACAAAACTTCGAATTAAGCTTCGCCGCCGCCGATGCCGACTTCCGACGCTACTTCCGCGCTACGTTTGCCGACGGCAAGACCGTCATCTGCATGGACGCGCCGCCCGATAAAATGAGCGTCGCTCCTTACCTAAAAGTGCAAAAACTTTTCAATATGCTTAACGTTCCCCAAGTATTGCACGTCGACGAAGCGCAAGGATTTATGGTGCTCAACGACTTGGGCAGCACCACTTTCCTGACCGCCATGCAGCAAGAGCAAGGCACGGATGCACACAAAGTCCTGTTGCTTGAAGCCATAGACGAACTGGTCGAGCTGCAAAAAGCGAGCCGCGCGGGCGAATTGCCCGAGTACGACCGCGACATCATGCTGCGCGAAATCAACCTTTTCCCCGAATGGTTCGTCGCCAAAGAACTCGGACGCGAACTCAACTTCAAACAACGCCAGCTTTGGCAGCAAACCGTAGACACTCTGTTGCCGCCGCTGCTTGCCCAGCCGCAGGTGTACGTCCACCGAGACTTCATCGTCCGCAACCTCATGCTCACAACCGACCGACCCGGCGTACTCGATTTCCAAGACGCACTCTACGGCCCGATTTCCTACGACTTGGTTTCCCTCCTGCGCGACGCCTTCATCGAATGGGAAGAAGAATTCGTATTGGACTTGGTCATCCGTTACTGGGAAAAAGCCCGCGCCGCCGGATTGCCCGTACCCGCCGCGTTTGACGAGTTTTACCGCTGGTTTGAATGGATGGGCGTACAGCGTCATCTGAAAGTCGCCGGCATCTTCGCCCGCCTGTACTACCGCGACGGCAAAGACAAATACCGCCCCGAAATCCCGCGTTTCCTCAACTACCTGCGCCGCACCTCCCGCCGCTACACCGAGCTTGCTCCGTTGTATGCGCTGTTGGTCGAACTGGTCGGCGATGATGAATTGGAAACCGGGTTTACGTTTTAA
- a CDS encoding LPS-assembly protein LptD → MARLFSLKPLVLALSVGFGAEGAYAQNASLPQPADYEPVKATPPAVQSVENHRPADQDKLSLGDTCLFCQHQASEANKQPEIKRSGEEALPQDYTRVIADRVAGQSKVAVRAEGDVIIERNQEVLNADWADYDQTSDTVRAGDRFKLYQDGSTVSGDTLVYNLKDNTGSSEYVRVDAEKDGRHLQSVSEKAEMKGKGLYKLINTKFNTCSPGDASWYIKAKSIETDQETGIGVAKDASLVFGGVPVLYTPWADFPLNGHRKSGLLVPTLATGSDGLELALPYYFNLAPNLDATFRPGIISSRGVQLGGQVRYLEPKFNGVIDGDWMPHDKKRHENNRYQIKFDHNHQLTDKLSGGINFNQVSDDNYYRDFYGREDIASNVNLNRQLWLNYGDNIWGGSFDGALNVQKYQTLANQNGYKDEPYAIMPRLTGRWQKTIGKANINVFSQFTRFVHDSKQDGSRTVLYPSVRWDFNNQWGYIRPKIGVHATYYDLGSFGNQSSRRVSRVLPIFNVDTGMTFERNANVFGKAYLQTLEPRLFYNYIPTKSQNDLPNFDTSENSFSYNQLFRENLYVGNDRINSANSLTAAAQTRFLNPNNGAELFRAGIGQKFYFKNDNVLLDGSVGRYERSQSDWVGFAHGKLSDSIHAGFDIHYNQNESRAESYAATVRYNPEPGKVLSARYKYGRNERIYLQSDGNYFYDKIRQIDLAAQWPIRKNLYAVARYNYEIQAKKPLEILVGAEYKSDCGCWSASLVGQRYVTGENSRKNAVFFNLQLKDLSNLGNNPFEKLRLAIPGYSKTNEVVTP, encoded by the coding sequence TTGGCTCGTTTATTTTCACTCAAACCATTGGTTTTGGCGTTAAGCGTCGGCTTCGGCGCGGAAGGGGCATATGCGCAAAATGCATCTTTGCCGCAACCTGCCGATTACGAGCCGGTAAAGGCCACCCCGCCTGCGGTTCAAAGCGTGGAGAACCATCGTCCGGCCGATCAGGACAAATTGTCCTTAGGCGATACCTGCCTGTTTTGCCAGCATCAGGCTTCCGAAGCAAACAAGCAACCTGAAATCAAACGCAGTGGCGAAGAAGCCCTGCCGCAGGATTACACCCGCGTGATTGCGGATAGGGTTGCCGGACAGTCGAAAGTCGCTGTCCGCGCCGAAGGCGATGTCATCATCGAACGCAATCAGGAAGTGTTGAACGCCGATTGGGCGGATTATGACCAAACCAGTGATACCGTCAGGGCGGGCGACCGCTTTAAGCTGTATCAAGACGGCTCAACCGTCAGCGGCGATACTTTGGTGTACAACCTGAAAGACAATACCGGCTCGAGCGAATATGTCCGCGTCGATGCCGAAAAAGACGGCCGCCACCTCCAAAGCGTCAGCGAAAAGGCGGAAATGAAAGGCAAAGGGCTGTACAAGCTCATCAATACCAAATTCAATACCTGCTCGCCCGGCGATGCAAGCTGGTACATCAAAGCGAAAAGCATCGAAACCGATCAGGAAACGGGTATAGGCGTGGCAAAAGACGCGTCGCTGGTGTTCGGCGGCGTTCCCGTGCTTTATACGCCTTGGGCGGATTTTCCGCTCAATGGCCATCGCAAGAGCGGTCTGTTGGTTCCGACGCTGGCAACCGGTTCGGACGGTTTGGAACTCGCCCTCCCTTATTACTTCAACCTCGCCCCCAACTTGGACGCCACCTTCCGCCCCGGCATCATCAGCTCGCGCGGCGTGCAGCTTGGCGGACAGGTCCGCTATCTCGAGCCGAAATTTAACGGCGTCATTGACGGCGATTGGATGCCGCACGATAAAAAACGCCACGAAAACAACCGCTATCAAATCAAGTTTGACCACAACCACCAACTGACCGACAAACTCAGCGGCGGCATCAACTTTAATCAGGTTTCAGACGACAATTACTACCGCGACTTCTACGGACGCGAGGACATTGCCAGCAACGTCAACCTCAACCGCCAACTGTGGCTGAACTACGGCGACAATATCTGGGGCGGCTCTTTTGACGGTGCGTTGAACGTACAGAAATACCAAACCCTTGCCAACCAAAACGGTTACAAAGACGAACCTTACGCCATCATGCCGCGTCTGACCGGACGTTGGCAGAAAACCATAGGCAAGGCGAATATCAACGTATTCAGCCAGTTCACCCGTTTCGTCCACGACAGCAAACAAGACGGCAGCCGTACCGTGCTGTATCCCAGCGTCCGTTGGGATTTCAACAACCAATGGGGCTATATCCGTCCGAAAATCGGCGTACACGCGACTTATTACGACTTAGGCTCGTTCGGCAACCAATCCAGCCGCCGCGTCAGCCGCGTATTGCCGATATTCAACGTCGATACCGGCATGACCTTCGAGCGCAACGCCAATGTGTTCGGCAAAGCCTATCTTCAAACCCTCGAACCGCGCCTGTTCTACAACTACATCCCGACCAAGTCCCAAAACGACTTACCCAATTTCGACACCTCGGAAAACAGCTTCTCTTACAACCAGCTTTTCCGTGAAAACCTGTACGTCGGCAACGACCGCATCAACTCCGCCAACAGCCTGACCGCCGCCGCGCAAACCCGATTCCTCAATCCGAACAACGGTGCCGAGCTGTTCCGTGCCGGCATCGGACAGAAGTTTTATTTCAAAAACGACAACGTATTGCTGGACGGCAGCGTCGGCCGTTATGAACGCAGCCAATCCGACTGGGTCGGCTTCGCGCACGGCAAACTGAGCGACAGCATCCATGCCGGCTTCGATATCCACTACAACCAAAACGAAAGCCGCGCCGAAAGCTACGCCGCGACCGTCCGCTACAATCCCGAGCCGGGCAAAGTATTGAGTGCACGTTACAAATACGGCCGCAACGAACGCATTTACCTGCAATCGGACGGCAACTATTTCTACGACAAAATCCGCCAAATCGATTTGGCGGCGCAATGGCCCATCCGTAAAAACCTTTACGCCGTCGCACGTTACAACTACGAAATCCAAGCCAAGAAACCGCTTGAAATCTTGGTTGGCGCGGAATACAAAAGCGATTGCGGCTGCTGGAGTGCGAGCCTCGTCGGACAACGCTACGTGACCGGCGAAAACAGCCGCAAAAACGCCGTATTCTTCAATCTCCAACTCAAAGACCTGAGCAATCTCGGCAACAATCCATTTGAAAAACTGCGCTTGGCCATTCCTGGCTACAGCAAAACCAACGAGGTAGTTACCCCATGA